Genomic window (Cucumis sativus cultivar 9930 chromosome 2, Cucumber_9930_V3, whole genome shotgun sequence):
CCCTAAGCCCGGTTTGTTTTTAACTAAATCATGATTCTGTTTCTGTACacattttgaattgaatttcaaGTTTATCTTCTTTTCGTTTTTTGTTGACAGGGATAATGTTTCAAGATATTACTACGTTGTTGCTTGATCACAAGGCGTTTAAGGATACTGTCGACATTTTTGTAGATCGTTACAGGGGAATGAACATCTCTGTTGTTGCTGgttttcttctcctcttctctctcttttctttctctttaacACGATGGAATCAAACTGAAAAGTTTTGTTCCTCTTTACCGGCATTGCCTgatgattttttcttatttcttcagTGATCAAAAGTTGTactgattttttcttttcctcttgcAACTTTCTTGGGGTTTCTCAACtcctctgtttttttttttttttttttgtcagcttaaatggaaggaaagaaCTATAGGGGTTTGTCGAGGActgatttcttcttctttttttcttttactgatTTAgtgtttctctctcttctttcacACGGTTCATTGAAGGAAAGTAAAACTTTCTTCTTGTACTTTGCTGTCCACATCTCTTacccttttaaaaaaacacacaatgCTTTACCTAAGAAATTATGattatcttttaaactttttattttggcCCTCTCCATTACCATTTCTATCAAACACGTTTTTGATATTTTCCCCATTAAGCAAGTCTGTGATCTGATTTTGCTAACGCTTTGACATGCAGGTGTAGAAGCCAGAGGATTCATGTTTGGTCCTTCAATTGCTTTATCCATTGGAGCAAAGTTCGTTCCTTTACGAAAACCCAGAAAGCTTCCTGgtaatagtttttatttttcaagcaTTTGGGATGTGGGGATGGttaattgattcaatttttttcttttgactgTTTACAGGTGAAGTAATTTCAGAAGCTTATGATTTGGAGTATGGAACTGATTGCTTAGAAATGCAAATAGATGCTGTGAAAACTGGTGAACGTGCATTGGTTATTGATGATTTGGTGGCCACTGGTGGAACCTTATCGGCAGCAATCAGGCTTCTGGGTATGTTCAGGTTCTTCGGTACtctgtttttttagttttgaaattgtttcaCAAGAACATTACCTTATAAAAATTGAGGTTCGATGAATTAATTTTGGGACATTTCTTATCACTAAAccttaaaagagaaaatccGTGGGAAAATTTTGCTTGTTTTATGTCCATGGTCTTTTCTGGACTACAAAACAAAAGTATGGGATTCATCATTGTTTTTTAGATTTCTtgattaaaatcaattattatgcataattatgtTTCCCTCGTTatcttgaaaataaagaattaaaatcaaatgggACCATCATatcttaataaattagtttagtttcaaattaatttggttttgtttttaattatccTTTTCTGTTGTTAGAACGGATGGGTGCTGAAGTGGTTGAATGTGCTTGTGTTGTCGGATTGCGCGAAGTTAAGGTAGTAATCGTCAGAGAATATTTCGTCtcttttagtttaattctatcctttattaattatgtaattaaattaactaaactTTGCTTTGTTTGAAATTCCCTGTAATTAAGGGACAGCGTAGGCTGGATGGAAAGCCACTTTATATCCTTGTTGAGCCACGTCAATTGGATGATTGTTTCTAAGGTACATTTTCGAagctttatttttctataatttgatGGTAAACTCGTTGAGGtctaatatcaatttaatcaaACAAGACATCAATGATTCAATTGTGGATGCAACATATGGTTGCTTAACTCTCATTGCTCTAGATTATTATAACCACATTTTTACAGCAGTAGCAGACTTTGATGTAAAGTAAACCCATTTTTGCCATTATGGATGTAGGTGGGTGATATCTCTTAGGTTGTGCTTAGGCTGATAGTGAGAAGATGATGCTTGAGCAAACAGGTTGAGACTgagacagagagagagagagagatttgatTACTGCATCCAAAGTTTGAGCAGCGATGAATGAAAATGTTGGGTCCattgtactattttttaatggtaAATTATCTGTCCTTTCCCCAGGCtgttattttaacaaaatcttgAATGAACAAACTATTCTCAGATTCTGatattcataaaagaaaaaaaaatccatgaTGTCTCATTTGTTGTACATGAATAGGATCCAATTTgtgtcttctttcttttccagTGTTTTCTCTTAGTTTTTCGTTCTGTTCCGGCTTTGTACCTTTTACCACTACTGCTCCTCTTTCCTTATCAGTCTTACTTTGCTAAAAGAATTTCTTAGAATGTAACCAGTTTGAAAATAGTAGGAAACAGGGTTTGGTTGATTAAAGTGGAAGGAGAAggtaataaaaattacaaaccgTGGGTTTGAGATTACGATCCTGAACAAACTCATGGTTTAAGAACTTAACATGGCATTCAAGATAAACCACTAATGTGCAGGGTTTCGTTGTAAAGacaaatttatcattattgtttAACTTTAATCGCATATAACAGTAACAATCATAGTGGGGGAACAAGCCTAAGATAATGaaccaataattttgtttgaaaatggCTCTGCCAACATGAAGCTTTATGcatgatgattttttttttccactgTACAGCTTCTTTTGGCTGTGGAATTGTCATCATTTACCTATGAGAGATGGTAAAGAGTGGGGTTGTTTGTGTGTTTTatttgtgaaaagaaaataaataaaaaagaaaagaaaatttaattgtcAGTATCCAAGTTAGAGATGACGTATTTCCTTAGAAGAAAAGAGCATCTCGTGAAATGACCTCCCAATCAACTTTCTGGGATCCAATCATTCTGTTCTGACAGCATGACGTCTTTAGAGAATGGAGTGGGTTCCTCAATCTACCATTTGATCTGTAAAGATTTCTGATTGCAACTTCCTTGGATTCACTCATCTTCATTCTCATCCATCCACAccctttccttttctcatcCCATCCCCCCAGTCCAAAGAATGCAATCAGAAATAGGAATCCATGATGAAGGAAAATGGAATCTTGAAGACCGAAAAACAGTCGAAAAGATGATTGAGTTGAAGCTGAGACGGAATGAATTTGATATTGCAAACCGAGTCTAAAGTTGTAATTTAGAAGCAATTATCATCCGTTTTCTTACTTGATTATTCCTTCAACAAACtacctctttctttcttggcCTTTTCTTTTGAGTGCTTGATTAAACCCTCATGACAAGTATCTATCTTGATTGAGCCTACATTTCAGCTAACACAACTAGATACAATAACCACCTATCAATGTCAGCTAGCTCTGAATTGGAAAGAGTTCAGAAAttcatattcttaattttaacccatgtgattcaaattcaactgATCAATGATTTATAGTGGAAATTCCTTCACGGCTCAGATGGCTAGTTTTTTCCTTCTACACTAAAATAGCCTGCTGAAAAGTTATCTTTTCAGTTtggtattttcaaaatctagtTCCAAATCCTTTATTGGTCCAAAGCAGGTAGCTTGCATAGCTGGAGACTCCATATGTACgttaagaaatttaaaaaggatCAATAGACGAGCCCATTTCTCAGGCCCAAGGTTTATCACAACCAAGTTCTATTAGTACTTCAACCCAGAACTGAGCATCATATTCATGTAGTATACAGTTAGATCTTCAGTGTTGGTTTCTGTTATAAATGACTTTTTATGCAATTTAACTTCAACCCAGAAGTAAACATGAAAAATTAGCGTGCCCAAGATTTTGAGCTGTACTGCAATTTTCCTCATCTGATTCAAGATATTAAAGTCACTACCTCGCAGATAACTTGTATCAAATTTTCTAGCCAAATTCCTGCTCCCAGAAAAGTTTGATAGATAACCATAGAAGCCACCATATGAAACTGATGCAAACATAATTCTGGATATTATAAGGTTATATTACTATTTAGCAAGGGAGGATGTGATGAGGTAATTTGGTCATAAATGGAAGAGTATGGAAGGAGGGGGTTCATCATTTTTGTTAGTAAATTAGGACTTCAGAGAGACCCCAAGAAAGAGGTTGTAAATATCTCGATTTACTTTTTTATCCTGTAACTTTTCCTATTGTAATATAGTTCTGTCCTTGCATTTTTTCTGGGTTTGAACACCTAACACCAACCCTAAAGCCTTCAACAACTCAAGAGTACTTTATGGAATGGTTAGTTCATCTCTCACCAATGTTAAATGTGCCATGTATCCGAAACTTCTGTCTGGGACTAGTTAAAATTTTCTGCTGCCCAATCCTAAACAGTGAATTTGAAATCGTCATCCTTCACTAATCCTGTGTTCTCAAGTTCTAAATGCTACAATTATCATATATTATCTTGAAGGAAAACACGATTGAATAGAAGAAACAGCGagtgtgaaagaaaaaaggtggATTTCCTAATGAAGTTGGTGTGTTTTCATCTTGCAATACACTGAAAATGTTGGCTGGAGTTTTGGTAGTGCAGATCTTAAGAAAATATTACTAGAATTACAACCAATTCAGGTTCCCCCATTTGCATTATGGAGCCTACATTacggaaagaaagaaagcaagcAAGCCACTGCAAtggtttttttattgatgtaACAATGTCAGAGAGTAGCATTATCATCCATTCCTCTATGAGACTTCCTCAGATATCTATAGGTTATGGGCACCCTGGCTGAAGCCTTCttagtatattttatattttaatatgaaaaccaattaacaattttagaaGTAATTCATGTCTACAACAAAGATACaaaaatttcttcatctttaatATTCTCAACGTCTAATCCTTAACCTCCCAATTTTAATGGATAGAATCCAAATCAGAATCTCCTTTTATAATGCAAATGAAGATTACCTAAGGGGAGGATCAATCTAATGTATGGGGTGAAATGATTTCTCTACAATAATGTTTTGTGTTTATCACAGATGAACACTGTACAAGTAGTTCAATTCGAATATTATTACAGAATCAGATACGAATGACATTATTTTGGAAGAAAACCTAAGATGGTATTGTCTAGTCATATCGTGAGTTCACTCCATGTGAGAATTTCTGTGGCCAAATAGTGTCCTGTCCATTATGAAtacatgaaaacaaaaacctaCCAAACCCGCAATGGAAAGATTTTGAACTTCATCACCCAAATAAAATTCTACCAGCTTAACAATTTGGGTAAGGAATTGCTTGCAGGAGAGTAAATTCatgataataaaaagaaaatatggagGGAAGTGGAAGAGATTTGCgattttgtattatttctttttagtataACTACAGGGTAAAAGATTCAAGCTAGAAACTAGAATGATTGTATCAATTACCATAAGCATACATTCTTGATAATTGCACGAACAatgtttcttgttcttttatCTATTATGTCATTTAGATTGAGGTGTTCTATCATTTCATGTCAATCTCccttaataaaaatgatgtgTCTCAAGTCAACAATTCTATAAAACACAACCATCAtgatttgaaatagaaaatttaaaattatacaaatcAAGTCAAATGTAAGtgtaattagtttaattaattctagATTCTATTTTACTTGCGAAGATAGAGTTTAAAccaaaagcaaataaaaattttaagcaGAACGGTTGATAGAAaacattgtttaaaattataaaaaattgcaatgaatgactattttagcaataataattaaggatatagtaacatttttaaaaaattgtaaatatagcaaaactatcgctgatagacttcatatggtatatcaatgataaaccaacatttgcaacatggtctatcggtggtgatagacttgtatca
Coding sequences:
- the LOC101215432 gene encoding adenine phosphoribosyltransferase 5, with translation MFAAENGLKGDPRLQGISQAIRVVPHFPKPGIMFQDITTLLLDHKAFKDTVDIFVDRYRGMNISVVAGVEARGFMFGPSIALSIGAKFVPLRKPRKLPGEVISEAYDLEYGTDCLEMQIDAVKTGERALVIDDLVATGGTLSAAIRLLERMGAEVVECACVVGLREVKGQRRLDGKPLYILVEPRQLDDCF